The sequence ATCTTGACGACCACGGCGGCGACATTGACTTATTTATTGACACATCGATTCTTAAAGAACTAGCTATTTTCTGGCACTCCCTCCGCCCTAAAATTTTAACCTTACTTAATACCAACTAATGGAGACTCTTTAATGACTATTCGCGTCGCAATAAATGGCTTTGGTCGCATCGGTCGCATGATTTTGCGAGCCCTGGCTGAAAACAAACGATCTGAATTTCAGGTCGTTGCGCTCAATGATCTTGGATCATTGGACGCAAACGCCCATCTCTTCAAATATGATTCCATCCATGGGCGTTTCCCAGGCACTGTCGTGACCACAGCTGACACAATGGATGTTGGTCTGGGCGCTATGAAGGTGATTGCCGAAGCTAACCCAGAAAAACTGCCATGGAAAGAGCTTGGTATTGATATTGTCCTTGAATGCAGTGGTCGCTTTACCGATAAAGATCAAGCAGCTAAGCACCTCACAGCTGGGGCTAAAAAGGTGATTGTATCGGCACCCTCGAAAGGAGCCGATGCCACTATTGTGATGGGCGTTAACCATGAAACCTTGACAAAGGATCACCATGTGATCTCTTGCGGTTCTTGCACAACCAACTGTTTAGCCCCTGTTGCCAAGGTTCTGCATCAAGGGCTTGGCATAGAGATGGGGTACATGACAACTATTCACGCTTATACAGGTGATCAGCGCTTGGTCGATACCTTGCACAGCGATATGCATCGTGCGAGAGCAGCCGCCATGTCCATGATTCCATCAACAACAGGGGCAGCCAAAGCCTTAGGATTAGTTCTCCCCGAACTACAAGGTAAGCTCGATGGCTGTGCCGTTCGCGTCCCCACAGCAAATGTTTCCATGATTGACCTAACATTTGTTGCAGGTCAATCAACCACAGTAAAGGAAATTAATGAGTTGATGAAAAAAGCATCCGAGGGCGCCCTGGGCAAAATTCTGTCTATTAACTCAGAACCCCTCGTCTCAATCGACTTTAATCACAGTGCTTATAGTTCTAACTTTGATACAACCCAAACTCAAGTTGTGGGTGATAAATTCTGTCGGGTTGTTTCTTGGTATGATAATGAATGGGGCTTCTCAAATCGTATGGGTGATCTAACGGCCCTGGTGGCAAGTTTGTGCTCAAGCACCAACTAATTTACTCTCATCTCTCTTAAAGGAAATTAAGGGATTCTTGTCATCATTTCCGCAAAGGGCTCTGTAAATAGTCAAAAAAGGAGGGGGTTTGCTTCCCTCTCCTTTCTATAATATTTCAATAGAATGCTTAGCCCTTTTTATTGATCCTTCAGCATCGCTACGTTAAAGCTGGTGCCTCTGATTGGATGGGTAGAGAAATTAATATCGACATCATAATCTTTCTGACAGGCCCGAACAACCCAGTGTTCGCTCCAAGATTGGCCATTATAAGGCCGTGTCACATACATTTTCTTAACATTTTGAAGGCCTATATCTTCCTTACAGCTGGTATTGGCACGCACTGTGGTGGCAACAAAAGGCATAAGACTCGCTTGAAGTCGGGTATCTGTTAAGGTTCCACTAATACCCTGCGGCGTCTCATTACTACAGCTTATCAGCGCAATAGGTGTTACAACAAAAGCAACCAGTTTTTTAAGTTTCATTTGTCTTTCTCCCTCTTTAAATGATGATTTGAGAGTAAAGCAAATTTAACGAAATTAAGTGGTTAAAAAACCCTAAATTATAACCATAAACAACGCTTCACAATAACCTTTTGGAAGAGGTTTCCACAATCGTTAACAGGCTACTTGCAATTTAGCTGCACGCCTTCAGGATTTAGAGCAGCAAGGTAGGCTTCAAAAGAAGAAATCTGATCAGATTATTGTGTCAAAGAATTATGAATACAACTATTTGTATTTTATGGAGACACTAATTACCTATCTTCATAATAATCTTCGTTTTGGCGTTGTGAAACGTCTCCTAAAGGGGCCTAGGTGGAGAAATAGATAATTCTCGCAGTGGCTCACGAATAAGTTTAACACTTAATAAAGTTACCACTTCTATTCATGTGCATGATTCTAACAATGGTATTCTGGAAGGCGGACGGATTAGTTCATTAATAAAGTTTTTTATAGAAGCTGGTACAACTTTGCAAGACGATATAAGGAAGAATGAAATATATAGCTTCTCTAAAGGTTAAGGTGGGCGTCATAGAAAGCTTAAGGCGGCGATTCAAAATTTTTTCGATTACGTCGCCCAATGTTCCTTATAATAAAAAAATTACGGTGAAAACACCTGTATAAATCATATCTGATATCGAATTGACGTTAATTTTTGGGTGGGTTGGTATGGATATATCTTCCTTTAGGTCTCTATTGCTTGCTCACTGGAAATTTTTAGCCCTTCTTCATGGCTCGTTTTTTATGGCGAATTGCCTGCCAATAATCCAGACGCTTTTGAATTTCTCGTTCAAAGCCACGCTCCACAGGAGAATAAAATTGAGTCTCGGCCATATCATCCGGAAAGAATTTTTGCCCTGAATAAGCCCCCTCACTATCATGATCATATTGATAGCCTTTGCCATATCCTTCTTGCTCCATCAATTTAGTTGGAGCATTAAGGATATGTTTGGGGGGAGATTTTTCTCCTGTTGCAGCAGCAACTTTGGCGCTTGCTTTAAATGCCAAATAAACAGCATTGGATTTTGGCGCTGTTGCACAATAAACAACAGCATTCGCGATAGACAACTCCCCTTCGGGTGACCCTAATCGTTCGTAGGCTTGATGAGCTGCCATTGCATGCATTAGGGCCTGGGGGTCAGCCAAGCCAATATCTTCGGCGGCAAATCGAACAACTCGGCGCGCAATATATAAGGGGGGCTCGCCGGCCTCGACCATGCGCTGAAACCAATACAACGCAGCATCAGGATCAGATCCACGCATGGACTTAATAAAGGCACTGATAATATTATAGTGAAAATCTTGGTTTTTATCATAAAGGGCTAACCGCCGTTGTATACGTTCCCCCAGCTCCTCGGCTGTTAAATCATGGTCATCTTGATAATCCAGCACAGTTTCAACCAGATTTAATAAATTCCGCCCATCCCCCCCTGCCATTTGAATTAAGGCTGTCCGGGCTTGCGGCATGAGAGGAAGGCGTTTTTGCGTCAACCGTTCTGCTCGCTCTAGCAACTGCTCTGACGCCGTTTCATCGAGTAGATTCAGCGTTAAAACTCTCGCCCGCGACAGCAAAGCAGAATTCAACGCAAAAGACGGATTTTCGGTTGTCGCCCCCACTAAGGTAATCAATCCACTTTCAATCGGCCCTAAGAGGGCATCTTGTTGCGCCTTATTGAATCGATGAATTTCATCGATAAACAACAGGATGCCGCTACGCCCTTGCGCGTGATCAAAAATCTTACGTAAGTCTGCCACGCCAGAAAAAACCGCTGATAACTGAACAAACTCTTGCTCTGTCTCAGTTGCAAGCAGCCGAGCTAGTGTTGTTTTCCCTGTACCAGGAGGGCCCCATAAAATGAGGGATGGTAATTTTTTAGCAGCAAGAAGTCGACTTAAAATTCCCCCTGCTCCTGTTAGATGGTCTTGTCCGACAACCTCAGAAATATGCAAGGGTCGCAGCCGTTCAGCCAACGGTGCATGGGGGTTTGGAATAGACGACAATAAATCATTCATTATCAGTGGTGGCCTTTTTATCAAATCTCTTGCAGCAAAAATGCCACAAAATCTGTATCTCAACAAAGCATGTTATTGATAGAGAGCTAAATAACCTGCTCTTTAACACCTCTCTTATCTATAATGCTGTCAGCTGAATTGCGACAGAGTTAATACAATACCGCAATCCCATTGGCTCAGGCCCATCCGGGAAAACATGACCTAAATGACTATCACAGGTGTTGCACATTACTTCTACTCTGACTTGTGCTAATGATCTATCCATCTCATATTTGACAGCGTTATCTTGAATAGGATGCGTAAAACTAGGCCAGCCGGTACCGGAGTCAAACTTAAGACGTGCCTCAAAAAGAGCACTATCACAGCAAATACAGGCATAAATCCCAGGCTCATAGAGATGACATAAAGCACCCGAATAACTGGCTTCAGTTCCTTTTTGGCGAGTAATCCTAAATTCTTCAGGCGTTAACAGCTGCAACCATTCAGCTTCTGTTTTTTCCACGCGATGATCGGGAACAGGGTTCCCCTCCATGGCATATCTAATAATATCATTCCAGTTTAGCACGAAACTTCCCCTTCACTGTTATCACAAGATGAGAGTTTCATTAAGTATATTAGAAACCTGAACGTTCCATCTGCGTCATGCTGTCGCATTCAAAAACAAAGGAAATCAGGGTTAAATTAAATAGAAATAATTTTATCGAAAAGGGGCTCGGGGTGGCCACAAACCAAAAAACTTCTGATGATTCGCCACAGACAACACGACGCGACTTTATTCATATATCGGCCTGCGCTTTTGCCGCAGTCGGAGCCGGTGCCGCTATCGTTCCTTTCATTCAAAGCATGAATCCGGCGGAGGATGTTTTGGCTTCATCCACCGTTGACGTGGATGTATCCAAATTGAATCCGGGTGAGTCTTTAACCGCCATGTGGCGCGGCAAGCCCATCTTTATTAAACGTCGTACCGAAGAAGAAGTCAAAGCTGTCCGCGCAATTCCTTTAAAAGAGTTGAAAGATCCACAAACAGATCAAGCGCGCGTAGAGCAGCCGGACTGGCTTGTCGTTATTGGCGTCTGCACCCACCTTGGCTGTATTCCAACCTTAAGAAAAAATCTCGTCGAAGGGGCAGATGGATGGTTATGCGCCTGTCATGGGTCAAAATATGACGGATCTGGCCGTATTATTAGTGGACCTGCGCCAACGAATCTTCCGGTGCCAGCTTATACATTTTTGAATGACAACAAAGTTATTAGAATTGGGGAAAAAGCGTGAGTATCATTAAATGGATTGACGATCGTCTCCCAATTTTTACCTTAGTTAACCATGAACTTCGGGACTACCCAACCCCAAAAAACTTAAGCTATGCTTGGAACTTTGGATCGCTCGCAGGCATTATGCTGGTGATCATGATTTTGACAGGTGTCTTCCTGGCCATGCATTATGTTCCGAATACTCAACTGGCTTTTGATTCGGTTGAACGAATCATGCGCGAGGTTAACTATGGCTGGTTGATACGGTATTTGCATATGAATGGCGCCTCCATGTTCTTTATCGTGGTATATATCCATATTTTCCGCGGCCTTTATTATGGATCTTATAAATCACCTCGGGAATTGCTGTGGATTATCGGTGTCGTTATTCTTTTGTTAATGATGGCAACTGCTTTTATGGGTTATGTTTTGCCTTGGGGCCAAATGAGCTTTTGGGGAGCAACCGTTATTACAAACCTCTTCTCTGCCTTTCCTGTGGTGGGTGAATCCATTGTGAGCTGGCTGTGGGGCGGTTTTTCTGTCGATAATCCAACCCTAAACCGTTTCTTTGCTTTGCATTATTTGCTACCGTTTTTAATTGTTGGGGTCAGTATATTGCACTTAGTTGCATTGCATCAATTTGGCTCCAACAATCCTCTTGGTATTGATCGTAAAGGGCCAGAAGATAGCATTCCATTCCACCCTTACTACACCATTAAGGATGCCTTTGGACTCAGTGTATTCTTGTTGGTTTATATGTATTTTGTCTTCTTTGCTCCCAATTTCTTCGGAGAGCCCGACAATTATATTCCAGCCGATCCCCTGGTAACTCCGCCGCACATTGTACCAGAATGGTATTTCCTACCCTTTTATGCAATTCTGCGATCTATTCCAGACAAGCTATCAGGTGTTATTGCGATGTTCGGTGCGATTATTGTGCTGTTCATCTTACCATTCTTGGATAAACATCCGGTACGTAGTGCAAAATTCCGTCCCTATTATCGTATTGCTTTTTGGCTTTTGATGTTAGACTGCTTAATATTAGGATGGGTGGGTGCTAATCCGCCAGAAGGCGCC is a genomic window of Candidatus Paracaedibacter acanthamoebae containing:
- the gap gene encoding type I glyceraldehyde-3-phosphate dehydrogenase yields the protein MTIRVAINGFGRIGRMILRALAENKRSEFQVVALNDLGSLDANAHLFKYDSIHGRFPGTVVTTADTMDVGLGAMKVIAEANPEKLPWKELGIDIVLECSGRFTDKDQAAKHLTAGAKKVIVSAPSKGADATIVMGVNHETLTKDHHVISCGSCTTNCLAPVAKVLHQGLGIEMGYMTTIHAYTGDQRLVDTLHSDMHRARAAAMSMIPSTTGAAKALGLVLPELQGKLDGCAVRVPTANVSMIDLTFVAGQSTTVKEINELMKKASEGALGKILSINSEPLVSIDFNHSAYSSNFDTTQTQVVGDKFCRVVSWYDNEWGFSNRMGDLTALVASLCSSTN
- a CDS encoding replication-associated recombination protein A yields the protein MNDLLSSIPNPHAPLAERLRPLHISEVVGQDHLTGAGGILSRLLAAKKLPSLILWGPPGTGKTTLARLLATETEQEFVQLSAVFSGVADLRKIFDHAQGRSGILLFIDEIHRFNKAQQDALLGPIESGLITLVGATTENPSFALNSALLSRARVLTLNLLDETASEQLLERAERLTQKRLPLMPQARTALIQMAGGDGRNLLNLVETVLDYQDDHDLTAEELGERIQRRLALYDKNQDFHYNIISAFIKSMRGSDPDAALYWFQRMVEAGEPPLYIARRVVRFAAEDIGLADPQALMHAMAAHQAYERLGSPEGELSIANAVVYCATAPKSNAVYLAFKASAKVAAATGEKSPPKHILNAPTKLMEQEGYGKGYQYDHDSEGAYSGQKFFPDDMAETQFYSPVERGFEREIQKRLDYWQAIRHKKRAMKKG
- the msrB gene encoding peptide-methionine (R)-S-oxide reductase MsrB, whose product is MLNWNDIIRYAMEGNPVPDHRVEKTEAEWLQLLTPEEFRITRQKGTEASYSGALCHLYEPGIYACICCDSALFEARLKFDSGTGWPSFTHPIQDNAVKYEMDRSLAQVRVEVMCNTCDSHLGHVFPDGPEPMGLRYCINSVAIQLTAL
- the petA gene encoding ubiquinol-cytochrome c reductase iron-sulfur subunit translates to MATNQKTSDDSPQTTRRDFIHISACAFAAVGAGAAIVPFIQSMNPAEDVLASSTVDVDVSKLNPGESLTAMWRGKPIFIKRRTEEEVKAVRAIPLKELKDPQTDQARVEQPDWLVVIGVCTHLGCIPTLRKNLVEGADGWLCACHGSKYDGSGRIISGPAPTNLPVPAYTFLNDNKVIRIGEKA
- a CDS encoding cytochrome b N-terminal domain-containing protein translates to MSIIKWIDDRLPIFTLVNHELRDYPTPKNLSYAWNFGSLAGIMLVIMILTGVFLAMHYVPNTQLAFDSVERIMREVNYGWLIRYLHMNGASMFFIVVYIHIFRGLYYGSYKSPRELLWIIGVVILLLMMATAFMGYVLPWGQMSFWGATVITNLFSAFPVVGESIVSWLWGGFSVDNPTLNRFFALHYLLPFLIVGVSILHLVALHQFGSNNPLGIDRKGPEDSIPFHPYYTIKDAFGLSVFLLVYMYFVFFAPNFFGEPDNYIPADPLVTPPHIVPEWYFLPFYAILRSIPDKLSGVIAMFGAIIVLFILPFLDKHPVRSAKFRPYYRIAFWLLMLDCLILGWVGANPPEGAFVILGQLCTAYYFFHFLVLIPLLNKYEPIPPLPMSISNPVLTEGK